Below is a window of Paraburkholderia azotifigens DNA.
GGATTTCTTCGTAGTTCGCGCCGTCGACGCCGCCGACACCTCGCTGGATCGCGCGGTTGATGTTGTCTTTCGGCATGTTGGCGTCGTAAGCCTTGTCGACGGCGAGCCGCAGGCGCGGGTTCGAGTCGATTTCGCCGCCGCCCATGCGGGCCGCGACCTGGATTTCCTTGATGAGCCGCGTCCAGACCTTGCCCTTCTTGGCATCGGCCGCTGCTTTCTTATGCTTGATGTTGGCCCATTTCGAATGACCCGCCATACCGTTCTCCGTGGCACGCGCCGACAGGGCGCGCGCAGTGTGCAAATGTCGTCAGTCTGGTCGCACCCTGTGCCTTTCTATGTCGCTTCGGCGATGTGCGCCAGGAGATCCTGGCGCTGCGGGATAGTGCCGCGCGAGCGTCGCAGGAGGACCGGCTGAAGCGCCGCCGCCGGACACGGTAAAGGGTGAACTGCCCGTTCAGTGGGCAGACGGCAATTTTATCATGTCGGGGTGGGGCGCCTTGCGGCGCGGGTCTTGTCGTCAGGTTTTTTGGTGTTTTTTTGTCTGCGACGCTAGTCGCTATTCCTGGTTTTTGCTTTTCGCTCGCTGTGGTGGCAATGGCATCCGCGAATTCGTATCTGTGCTTCAGGCGTTGCCCCTGTGCGGGGCGGCACCTACTTTTCTTTGCAGCGGCAAAGAAAAGTAGGCAAAAGAAAGCCGCTCACCCCGCCAATCCTTGTGTTTGCCTGCGGGCCCCCACGGGTCCCGCACTCCACACGGCAACTCACTTTTCCACGCGTGTCGCCAGCGCCTTGAACAGGCGCATCACCCACTTCGATCACCCGTAGCGCAGCCAGCGGCAGCGATCCGTCTGCGCCACCTGGGCGGCCTTGGACTTTCTGGTAACGCGGTCCGTGACGCGGGCATACGAACCGGGTGAGGCGTGAGTTAGCACGCTGGCAACGGGCGTGAGACAGTGCAATGCCGTGTGGAGTGCGGGACCCGACGGGGGCCCGCAGGCAACGACTAGCACTGGCGGTGTTAGCCCGCTTTCTTTGCTTACTTTCTTTGCGGCGGCAAAGAAAGTAAGTGCCGCCCCGCACAGGGGCAACGCGTGAAGTACGGATACGAAATCGCGGATGCCAGCGCAGCAAAAAGCAAAAAGCAAAAAGCAAAAAGCAAAAAGCAAAAAGCAAAAAAAACCAAACGGCAACTCCCGCCCCGCAGGCCGAACCTTAATTCTTGGTCCCAAACAACCGATCCCCGCATCCCCGAGGCCCGGAATAATGTAAGCGTGCTCATTGAGCCGCGTATCCAGCGAAGCCACATAAAGCTTCACATCAGGATGCGCATCCTGAAACACCTGCACGCCTTCAGGCGCAGCCACCAGCGCGAGAAACGAAATATTCTCGCCCGCGACGCCGCGGCGCTTCAGCACGTCGATGGCGTGCACGGCCGAATAGCCCGTCGCGACCATCGGGTCGCACAGAATGAAAATCCGGTCCTCGAGATCCGGCAGGCGCACCAGATACTCGACAGGCCGATGATCGTCGTCGCGATACACGCCGATATGGCCGACGCGCGCCGACGGAATCAGCTCGAGCAAGCCATCCGACATGCCGATGCCCGCCCGCAGCACGGGCACGATCGCGAGCTTCTTGCCGGCGATCACGGGTGCATCGATGTCGACGAGCGGCGTGCTCACGCGTCGCGTCGTCATCGGCAGGTTGCGGGTGATTTCGTAGCCCATCAGCAGCGTGATCTCGCGCAGCAGCTCGCGAAACGTCCGCGTGGACGTGTCGCGGTCGCGCATATGCGACAGCTTGTGCTGGATCAGCGGGTGATCGAGGATGAAAAGATTGGGAAAACGGCTGTCCTGAGTCATGACGGGGCGCCTCGCGGCGAAGTTGGGCTGGCTGATGATGGTCTCGCACGGCGCCCGCCCGGCCCGTAAGGTACCGGGCGGCGGCGAACGGCTGTGCCGTGACCGCAAGTTTACCGGAAGGGGCGGCCGCTGATGAAAGGTATTGCAGTGCGCTCAGGCAGCACCGCGTCGATTCTTCTAGAATCAGGGGACAGTTGACAGGCCAACCCGCCGACCACGACAACAGGACAAAACACATGGATCTGGGCATCGCAGGAAAAACCGCGCTGGTCTGCGCGGCGAGCAAGGGACTAGGGCGCGGCTGCGCCGAAGCGCTGGCGGCCGAAGGCGTGAACGTGACGATCGTCGCGCGCACGGCCGGGACCCTCGAAGCGACGGCGGCCGCGATCCGCACGAAAACGGGCGTCGACGTGAAGGCCGTGGCCTGCGACATCACCACGCCCGAAGGCCGCGCCGCGGCGCTGGCCGTCTGCCCGCAGCCGGATATCCTCGTCAACAACGCGGGCGGCCCGCCGCCCGGCGACTTCCGCAACTTCACGCACGACGACTGGATCCGCGCGCTCGAAGCAAACATGCTGACCCCCATCGAACTCATCCGAGCGACGATCGACGGCATGATCGCGCGCGGCTTCGGACGCGTGGTGAATATCACGAGTTCGTCGGTGAAGGCGCCCATCGATGTGCTCGGCCTGTCGAACGGCGCTCGTTCGGGGTTGACGGGCTTCGTCGCGGGCGTCGCGCGCAAGGTCGCGCCGGACGGCGTGACGATCAACAACCTGCTGCCGGGCATCTTCGATACGGACCGCATCGCCGTGACGTTCGACGCCGCGGCGAAATCGCAGAACATTTCGGTGGACGATGCGCGCAAGCAGCGCATGGCGACAATTCCCGCGCGCCGCTTCGGCACGCCCGACGAGTTCGGCCGCGCCTGCGCGTTCCTGTGCAGCGTGCACGCGGGGTATATCACGGGGCAGAACTGGCTGATCGACGGCGGCGCTTACCCAGGCACGTATTGACACCGGGCGACACGTGGCGTCTTGCGACGGCACATCGCCAGCATCACAAAGACAACGCTAACGACAACGACAACCCAAGAGGAGCAACGACATGACAACACGCGTCGCGCTGATCGCGCACGATCACAAGAAGGACGACATCGTCAAACTGGCGGGCGAGTACGCCGGCACGCTCGCCCGTTGCGAACTGCTCGCGACGGGCACGACGGGTGGCCGTATCAGCGATGCGCACGGACTGAAGGTCGAGCGGATGCTGTCCGGCCCGCACGGCGGCGACCTGCAGATCGGCGCGCAACTGGCGGAAGGCCGGGTCGACATGGTGATCTTCCTGCGCGACCCGATGACGCCGCAGCCGCACGAACCGGATATCAACGCCCTCGTGCGCGCGTGCGACGTTCACAACGTGCCGTGCGCGACGAACATTTCGACGGCGCGGATGATCCTCGACGTGCTGACGCTGCGTTTGTCGCAACACGTCTGACGGCGTCGTCCGCGTTCATTTACGTAATGCGCGCCATGAAGGCGTAAGCGAATCTGGAGACAACATGAGCAAGGCAATTCGATTCGACAGGACAGGC
It encodes the following:
- a CDS encoding methylglyoxal synthase, giving the protein MTTRVALIAHDHKKDDIVKLAGEYAGTLARCELLATGTTGGRISDAHGLKVERMLSGPHGGDLQIGAQLAEGRVDMVIFLRDPMTPQPHEPDINALVRACDVHNVPCATNISTARMILDVLTLRLSQHV
- a CDS encoding SDR family oxidoreductase, with product MDLGIAGKTALVCAASKGLGRGCAEALAAEGVNVTIVARTAGTLEATAAAIRTKTGVDVKAVACDITTPEGRAAALAVCPQPDILVNNAGGPPPGDFRNFTHDDWIRALEANMLTPIELIRATIDGMIARGFGRVVNITSSSVKAPIDVLGLSNGARSGLTGFVAGVARKVAPDGVTINNLLPGIFDTDRIAVTFDAAAKSQNISVDDARKQRMATIPARRFGTPDEFGRACAFLCSVHAGYITGQNWLIDGGAYPGTY